The DNA region GCACTGGGCCGACGCCCGCGCCGCGCGCCTGTTCGGCCTCGCCGAGGGCCGCCGCCTCGCCGACGTCCTGATGGCCGGCTCCGAGGACAAGGCGCAGCGCCTGCTCGACGCGGCCCGGCGCGACAGGGTGCGCGACTGGGAGCTGCAGCTGGTCGACCCCGAGGGCGTCCCGCGCGCCGTGCGCTTCGCCGCGGGCCCCGCGGGCGACGGCGAGATCGCCATCGTCTGCAGCGCGAGCCCCGAGGACGTCGCGACGCAGCTCCAGCAGATGGGCGACACGCTCGAGGAGCTCTCGCGCCTGCAGCGCGAGTCGTCGCGCCAGGCGCGCGAGATCCTCTCCGGCCGCGCCGAGATCTCGCGCCTGGGCACGGACCTCGACGACGCGGGGCGCGGCATGCGCGCCCTCTACGACGAGCTGGCCGAGTCGGCCGACTCGCTGAAGGTCGCCACCGAGTCGCGCGGCCGGCTGGTCGCCGACATGGGCCACGAGCTGCGCGCGCCGCTCAGCTCCATCCTCGGCCTCGCGAAGCTGCTGGCGAGCGGCATCGACGGCACGCTCGCGCCCGAGCAGGAGCGGCAGGTCGCCTTCATCCGCCGCTCGGCCGAGGAGATGCTGGAGCTGGTGAACGACCTGCTCGACCTGTCGCGCATCGACGCGGGCAAGCTGCGGCTGCGCCCCGCGCCGTTCACGGTGGACGCGCTGTTCGCGCTGCTGCGCGGCCAGCTGCGCCCCCTCGTCGCCGACGGCGCGGTCACGCTGACGTTCGCCGACGAGACGGGCGGCCGCGTGATCGAGAGCGACGAGGGCAAGGTCGCGCAGGTGCTGCGCAACTACATCACGAACGCGCTCAAGTTCACCGAGCACGGCTCGGTCACGGTGAGCGCGCGGGTGGACGACGAGGGGATGCTGCGGTTCGCGGTGCGCGACACGGGCATCGGCATCTCGGCGCCGGACCAGGCGCTGGTGTGGGACGAGTTCACGCAGCTCGACACGCCGATGCACCGCAAGCACAAGGGCTCGGGGCTCGGCCTCAGCCTGGTGCGCAAGCTCGCCACGGTGCTGGGCGGCGAGGCGGGGCTCGAGAGCCAGCCGGGCGTCGGCACCACGGCGTGGCTCACCATGCCCGTGCTGCACCCCGACGTCGCGCAGCTGGCCGCGATGCGCGAGCGCGGCGCGCACCTGTCGGCCGGCGAGGCGCCGGTGCTGGTGCTCGAGGACGACCCGCAGGAGATGTTCGTCTACGAGCGCTACCTCGCCGGCTCGGGCTTCCGCGTCATCCCCGCACGCTCGGTGGCCGAGGCGCGCGAGGCGGTGCGGCACGTCACGCCGGCGGCCGTGGTGCTCGACGTGATGCTCGACGGCGAGACGAGCTGGCAGTTCCTCGAGGAGCTGAAGCGCGACCCGCGGCTGTGCGACGTGCCGGCGCTCGTCGTCACGGTGCTCGACCGCGAGCGCAAGGCGCGCGCGCTGGGCGCGAGCGAGTTCTTCGTGAAGCCGGTGGAGCAGCAGTGGCTGCTGCGGAAGCTGCAGTCCCTCGCGTCGCAGCGCGCCGACCGGCAGGTGCGCACGGTGCTCGTGATCGACGACGACGACGTGTCGCGCTACCTCGTGCGGCGCCTGCTGGCCGAGACGCCGTACCGCGTGATCGAGGCGGCGGACGGGCCGGACGGCGTGGTGATGGCGCGCGAGCAGCGCCCCGACGTCATCATCCTCGACTTCGTGCTGCGCACCGCGACCGCGTTCGACGTGCTGGACCAGCTCAAGCTCGATCCGGACACGCGCGGCATCCCGGTCGTCGTCAGCACGTCGCGCCAGCTGGCGGAGGAGGAGCGCCGCCGCCTGGCGACCGACACGGCGGCGATCATGTCGAAGGACCGGCTGTCGCGGGAGGTGGCGCTGGCGCGCATCCGCGACGCGCTCACGCTGGCCGTGGGCACGCAGGGCGTGTAGCGCCGTTGGGTAGCACCGTTGGGTAGCACCGTTGGTGATCACCCGTTGATCAGGGCCATGAGGGCGAGGGTCGGATGATGGAGGGAGGAGGCAAGGCGTCGGGCGTGGATCCGGCGCGGCCGCGCGCCGACGCGGCCGATCACGGCCGCATGCCCGTGGTGCTCGTCGTCGACGACAGCGACGCGAAGCGCTACGTCTCCGCGCGCTGGCTGCGGCGCGCGGGCTTCGAGGTGATCGAGGGGCGCACGGGCCAGGACGCGCTGGCACAGGCGGTCCAGGCGGACCTGGTGGTGCTCGACGTGCGCCTCCCCGACATCAACGGCATCGAGGTCTGCCGCCGGCTGCGCGCCGACCCGATGACGGCGCAGGTCCCGGTGCTGCACCTCTCCGCGCACGCCACCAGCGCGCACGAGCGCGCGTCGGGGCTGGACGGCGGCGCCGACGGCTACCTCACGCAGCCGGTGGACGAGGAGGAGCTGATCGCGACGGTGCGCGCGCTGCTCCGCATCCGCCGCGTCGAGGGCGCGCTGAAGGTCAGCGAGGAGCGCTACCGCCTGGCCGCGCGCGCCACGAGCGACGTGCTGTGGGACTGGGACCTGGCGACGGGCGTGCTGCGATGGAGCGACGCCGCGACGGCGCTCTTCCGCCGGCCGCCCGCCGCGGTGCAGTCGTCGGCGGCGTGGTGGTTCGCGCAGCTGCATCCGGACGACCGCCCGCGCGTGGTCGCGGGGCTGCGCGCGATCATCGACGGCGACGGCGAGCACTGGACCGACGAGTACCGCCTGCGCCGCGGCGACGGCACGTGGGCCACCGTGTACGACCGCGCCTTCGTGGCGCACGACGAGCGCGGGCTGCCGGTGCGCATGATCGGCTCGATGCTCGACGTCACGGAGCGCCGCCGCTCCGAGGACGCGCTCGAGCTGCTGGCCGAGGCGGGCAGCCGGCTCGCCGGCGCGCTCGACTCCGAGGAGACGCTGCGCCGCTTCGCGCGCTTCGTCGTCGGCCGCGCGGCGGACGCCTGCGTGATCTTCGCGGGCCCCGCGCTCGACGCCAGCGCCGAGGCGCAGCTCGTCCCCGACGTCGTCGCGGCCGAGGATCCGGCGCGCGACCGCGTGCGCATCGCCGAGGCGGAGGCGACCGACGCGCGCATCGCGCGGCAGCTCGACGCGCTGCGCGCCGAGCACGACTCGCCGGCCGCGCGCGCCGCCGTGACGCTGCTGCAGCGCCATCCGCAGGGCCTCCTGCTGGACGTGGCGCGCGACGCGGACGCCGACGGGCGCCTCGACCCGTCCGACGCCGCCGCGCGCGCCACGCTGCACCGCGCGCTCGACCTGCCGTCGGCGCTGCTGGTGCCGCTGGCCGCGCGCGGCCACACCTTCGGCATCGTGCTGCTGGGACGCGGCGGGAGCGCGGGCGGCACGCCGTACGTGGATGGCGACCTCGCGCTGGCCACCGAGCTGGCGGGCCGCGCCGCGCTCGCGGTGGACAACGCGCTGCACTACGAGCGCGCCGTCATCGCCAACCGCGCCAAGAGCGACTTCCTCGCCGTGATGTCGCACGAGCTGCGCACGCCGCTCAACGCGGTGCTCGGCTACGTGGACCTGCTGCACCTCGGCATCGCGGGGACGCAGGGGCCGGCGGCGTCGCAGTATCTCGACCGCATCAAGCTCGCGACGCGGCACCTGCTCGGCCTCATCGAGCAGATCCTGCTCTTCTCGCGCATGGAGGCGGGGCGCGAGCTGGTGCACGCCGTGCCCACCGACGCGGCGGCGCTGGCGCGCGAGGCGGCGTCGCTCATCGAGCCGCTGGCGCGCGAGAAGTCGCTGGAGTTCGTGCTGCGCGTCGGCGCGCCGATCGGCGAGGACGGCGTGATGCCCGAGGTCGTGCCGGTCGCCGCGGACGCCGGCGCGGATGGCGCGCAGGCGCCGCCGCCCGAGCTGCCGCTGGAGACGGACGTCGACAAGGCGCGGCAGATCCTCCTCAACCTGCTCGGCAACGCGGTGAAGTTCACGGCGAAGGGGCAGGTGCGGCTGGACGTCGTGTCGGACGCCGCGGCGGTGCGCTTCGTCGTCAGCGACACGGGCATCGGCATCGCGCCGCAGCACCTGGAGCGCGTGTTCGATCCGTTCTGGCAGGTCGAGCAGCGCAAGACGCGCACGGCCGGCGGCAGCGGGCTCGGACTGACGGTGTCACGGCGGCTCGCGCGCCTGCTGGGCGGCGACGTCTCGGCCACCAGCGTGGCGGGGCGCGGCAGCCGGTTCGTGTTCACGGTGCCGCGGACGACGGAGCTGAGGAGAACGGAGCTGCGGATGACGGAAGGGCGGAGAACGGAACTGCGGAGGACGGACGAGCGTGAGACGGAACCGCGCGAGACGCGGGCGCGGAGCACCGCCACCGCAGGCTGAGGTCTCCGCCATTCCGTCACACGCCGTATCGGTTTCCGCAGTATCGTTCTCCGCCGTTCCGTCCTCCGCCTCACCGTTCCCGTCTTGTGGTCTGACACCCTCCTCGCCCTCGAGCGCGCCCACCTGCTGCGCGTCGCCCTGTGGAGCGGCGGCAGCATCCTCGCGGGCTCGCTGCTGCTCGCGCTGCTCGCCGTCCGCGGCCGCCTCGCGGCGTCGGCGCTCGTGAAGCACTTCGCCATCCAGACCGCCGCCTGGGGCGCGGTGAGCCTCGCGCT from Roseisolibacter agri includes:
- a CDS encoding ATP-binding response regulator, which encodes MTSAPPHDPFEALSREAALRCAPDGTVHWADARAARLFGLAEGRRLADVLMAGSEDKAQRLLDAARRDRVRDWELQLVDPEGVPRAVRFAAGPAGDGEIAIVCSASPEDVATQLQQMGDTLEELSRLQRESSRQAREILSGRAEISRLGTDLDDAGRGMRALYDELAESADSLKVATESRGRLVADMGHELRAPLSSILGLAKLLASGIDGTLAPEQERQVAFIRRSAEEMLELVNDLLDLSRIDAGKLRLRPAPFTVDALFALLRGQLRPLVADGAVTLTFADETGGRVIESDEGKVAQVLRNYITNALKFTEHGSVTVSARVDDEGMLRFAVRDTGIGISAPDQALVWDEFTQLDTPMHRKHKGSGLGLSLVRKLATVLGGEAGLESQPGVGTTAWLTMPVLHPDVAQLAAMRERGAHLSAGEAPVLVLEDDPQEMFVYERYLAGSGFRVIPARSVAEAREAVRHVTPAAVVLDVMLDGETSWQFLEELKRDPRLCDVPALVVTVLDRERKARALGASEFFVKPVEQQWLLRKLQSLASQRADRQVRTVLVIDDDDVSRYLVRRLLAETPYRVIEAADGPDGVVMAREQRPDVIILDFVLRTATAFDVLDQLKLDPDTRGIPVVVSTSRQLAEEERRRLATDTAAIMSKDRLSREVALARIRDALTLAVGTQGV
- a CDS encoding ATP-binding protein, encoding MMEGGGKASGVDPARPRADAADHGRMPVVLVVDDSDAKRYVSARWLRRAGFEVIEGRTGQDALAQAVQADLVVLDVRLPDINGIEVCRRLRADPMTAQVPVLHLSAHATSAHERASGLDGGADGYLTQPVDEEELIATVRALLRIRRVEGALKVSEERYRLAARATSDVLWDWDLATGVLRWSDAATALFRRPPAAVQSSAAWWFAQLHPDDRPRVVAGLRAIIDGDGEHWTDEYRLRRGDGTWATVYDRAFVAHDERGLPVRMIGSMLDVTERRRSEDALELLAEAGSRLAGALDSEETLRRFARFVVGRAADACVIFAGPALDASAEAQLVPDVVAAEDPARDRVRIAEAEATDARIARQLDALRAEHDSPAARAAVTLLQRHPQGLLLDVARDADADGRLDPSDAAARATLHRALDLPSALLVPLAARGHTFGIVLLGRGGSAGGTPYVDGDLALATELAGRAALAVDNALHYERAVIANRAKSDFLAVMSHELRTPLNAVLGYVDLLHLGIAGTQGPAASQYLDRIKLATRHLLGLIEQILLFSRMEAGRELVHAVPTDAAALAREAASLIEPLAREKSLEFVLRVGAPIGEDGVMPEVVPVAADAGADGAQAPPPELPLETDVDKARQILLNLLGNAVKFTAKGQVRLDVVSDAAAVRFVVSDTGIGIAPQHLERVFDPFWQVEQRKTRTAGGSGLGLTVSRRLARLLGGDVSATSVAGRGSRFVFTVPRTTELRRTELRMTEGRRTELRRTDERETEPRETRARSTATAG